In the Podospora pseudocomata strain CBS 415.72m chromosome 5, whole genome shotgun sequence genome, one interval contains:
- a CDS encoding hypothetical protein (EggNog:ENOG503NV0R; COG:S), which yields MAPSLFNFKELRRRSRQSFRTERSTDTSSDASNGTTPTSGSSTPPSIGQQSDSALNLQLADKFLSPSSAGLSRPSAQPYPNGGSNRYSVSGMAGLGSPVSNGGKGPSLPVSQYSPRITNVPDNSWAYQKILLVYGTVGDPSQQSVDGIVTLSRLDDNFPPVSWPVCNSHFKALVYMMPGANRLRFDFSSPKLANSGSSNPIHASYLTVHMIPPVAAPPLQLAILLAKDSPGTFDAVPARIEREGNGLDTAVRKLRMAAYLWQAFTAEQMWRNKFGRRTFRFEEEWTTGTVNQRDRENGTMRSEARVHVIQTDKTLAELRDPNRAQQNPNASDSGGLFGIAADAVRDYFKPLPGQKLYVSVLLLDAHWDTASKTIVGHAALGGNVGDLHLGVFGSHCLQSYPTSFEEVVPAFTDCTPTDTNHVGNDCNDAGSSWEAANIGIGAHMHETGHLFGLPHQESGVMLRDYVTLNRTFVSREAYSTRTRSKGGPVTQEDECTWHRLDCLRFRSHPCFRLPNDMVLNSDDSVQAWPVDGLTVMAATGVSFIEIFGEGDDVCHSWIEYPAENGSIQRSVTLSEQDLRSRLPEGKRKGTIKLAIKSHGGGSLDIDDYSKFCSTKSCLKLPSALPGIPKNAYRGKKLGASQLEGSQPHEFIFTSALRQDRVLSRIIFYHGLAVDGLEFVYDDDSRQLFGKRGGKEGGDTFDMDIRRGEYITGFFVRSGFWVDAIQVLTSLGRRSPLFGNAHGGDAHTLIPPRGYNICGVTGSCGSWVDGFSVIVTR from the exons ATGGCTCCGTCCCTCTTCAACTTTAAGGAACTGCGGAGGCGGTCCAGGCAAAGCTTCCGGACCGAACGATCGACCGATACGTCTAGCGACGCCAGTAACGGTACTACTCCTACTTCCGGGTCCTCGACGCCGCCATCGATCGGCCAGCAATCCGATTCCGCTTTGAATCTGCAATTGGCAGACAAATTCCTCTCCCCGTCCTCTGCCGGTCTCTCACGCCCATCAGCCCAGCCATACCCCAACGGTGGCAGCAACCGATACAGCGTATCAGGCATGGCAGGTCTTGGGTCACCTGTTTCAAACGGCGGGAAGGGCCCAAGTTTGCCGGTGTCCCAGTACTCGCCCCGGATCACAAATGTGCCAGACAATTCCTGG GCATATCAAAAGATTTTGTTGGTCTATGGTACAGTTGGCGACCCCTCTCAACAGTCGGTTGACGGGATAGTCACTTTGAGCCGCTTGGACGACAACTTCCCTCCAGTCTCGTGGCCAGTATGCAACTCCCACTTCAAGGCACTTGTTTACATGATGCCCGGCGCCAATCGCCTGCGCTTTGACTTCTCTAGCCCCAAGCTTGCCAACAGTGGATCTTCCAACCCTATTCACGCTTCCTACCTGACGGTTCATATGATTCCTCCGGTTGCTGCACCACCACTGCAGCTTGCCATACTGTTGGCAAAGGATTCACCAGGCACGTTCGATGCAGTCCCGGCCAGGATCGAGAGGGAGGGTAACGGCCTCGACACGGCGGTCCGCAAGCTCCGCATGGCTGCGTACCTGTGGCAAGCCTTTACTGCGGAACAGATGTGGCGCAACAAATTCGGCCGTCGCACTTTtaggtttgaggaggagtggaCGACAGGCACGGTCAACCAACGAGACAGGGAAAATGGGACGATGCGCTCCGAGGCGCGAGTTCATGTCATCCAAACCGACAAAACACTGGCAGAGCTACGGGATCCGAACAGGGCACAGCAGAATCCTAATGCATCCGACTCAGGGGGCCTATTTGGCATTGCCGCCGACGCTGTGCGCGACTATTTCAAACCGCTACCCGGACAAAAGTTGTACGTGTCGGTTCTCCTGCTCGATGCCCATTGGGACACGGCCTCCAAGACAATCGTGGGACATGCTGCGCTGGGCGGAAATGTTGGCGATCTGCACCTGGGTGTGTTTGGGTCTCATTGCCTCCAGAGCTACCCAACGAGCTTCGAGGAGGTTGTCCCTGCTTTTACCGACTGTACGCCTACAGACACGAACCATGTGGGCAACGACTGCAATGATGCCGGGAGCTcgtgggaggcggccaacATAGGAATCGGCGCCCACATGCACGAAACCGGGCACCTCTTTGGCTTGCCACACCAGGAGAGCGGGGTCATGCTGAGGGACTACGTTACGCTGAATCGTACGTTTGTCTCCCGCGAAGCATACTCGACCCGAACGCGGTCCAAGGGCGGTCCCGTGACGCAGGAGGACGAGTGCACCTGGCACCGTCTGGACTGTCTACGCTTTCGCAGCCACCCGTGCTTCCGACTGCCAAACGACATGGTGCTGAATTCGGATGACAGCGTGCAGGCATGGCCGGTAGATGGCCTGACCGTCATGGCAGCCACGGGTGTGTCGTTCATCGAAATCTTTGGCGAAGGGGATGACGTGTGTCACAGTTGGATCGAGTACCCCGCCGAAAATGGCAGTATCCAACGGTCAGTTACGCTGAGCGAGCAGGACTTGCGAAGCCGACTGCCCGAAGGCAAGCGGAAGGGAACCATCAAGCTGGCGATTAAGTCCCACGGCGGTGGATCATTGGATATTGATGACTACAGCAAGTTCTGTTCGACCAAGTCTTGTCTGAAACTCCCAAGCGCTCTTCCTGGGATTCCCAAGAATGCCTACCGTGGCAAGAAGCTGGGAGCGTCGCAGCTGGAGGGTAGCCAGCCTCATGAATTTATCTTCACCAGTGCTTTGAGACAAGACCGGGTCTTGTCACGTATTATCTTTTACCACGGCTTGGCTGTGGATGGCTTGGAGTTTGTTTATGACGATGATTCAAGACAATTGTTTGGCAAGAGAGgcggaaaagaagggggagacacTTTTGATATGG ATATTCGCCGTGGTGAATACATTACCGGCTTTTTTGTTCGCTCTGGCTTTTGGGTGGACGCTATTCAGGTCTTGACAAGTTTGGGGAGAAGATCGCCATTGTTTGGTAATGCCCACGGAGGCGATGC CCACACACTGATACCCCCCAGAGGCTACAACATCTGCGGTGTCACCGGCAGCTGCGGCTCCTGGGTGGACGGCTTTTCCGTTATCGTCACGAGATGA